A stretch of Aerococcaceae bacterium zg-252 DNA encodes these proteins:
- a CDS encoding ClC family H(+)/Cl(-) exchange transporter encodes MKKQQDVSVVSRKSKYIITGVIVGVCAGFVVSTFRWLITQWIDVVLDVIHFLNQHWHQPWWLLLWVLVSIALAIILGLIVKSEPHIKGSGIPQVELQLQGKLSMNWWRILWKKFVGGTLAIGSGLILGREGPSIQLGAAVGHGVAATLKSNKVQENILISAGAGAGLAAAFNAPIAGLMFVLEEVHHNFSRNVVLTTLTAGLVSNFVSLQFFGLTPSLNLGNYEVFPVHLYWVIVILGVVLGLLGWLYQQGIFALPKIYGTLFPSVPKHFYSVIGFLIMIPVGLYSQDLLFGGGELVLDLVEKQPEIIFLFGLFSCRFILAMMSYGTGLPGGIFLPILSLGAIIGSLFGEMAVSVLHVPEVYYSSFVIYAMAGYFAAIGKAPLTSLLLVTEMVGGLNQLMPLGVCVLSAYLTAEFLKMAPIYEVLAEKMSHDEDSEHTGRRTVFEVPVPVESKLVGLMIKEVMWPKDIIIATIRRGEKEFVTKGNLRIQAGDLLIVVTDEGHLAKMQDAVNELVSMEVE; translated from the coding sequence ATGAAGAAACAGCAAGATGTTTCGGTAGTGAGTCGAAAGAGTAAATATATTATCACTGGTGTTATCGTAGGGGTATGTGCTGGTTTTGTGGTCAGTACGTTTCGCTGGCTGATTACGCAATGGATTGATGTAGTGCTTGATGTTATTCATTTTCTTAATCAACATTGGCATCAACCATGGTGGCTACTACTTTGGGTACTCGTATCGATAGCATTAGCAATAATTTTAGGCTTAATTGTGAAATCAGAACCACATATTAAGGGAAGTGGGATACCACAAGTCGAATTACAATTACAAGGTAAGTTGTCGATGAACTGGTGGCGAATTTTGTGGAAAAAATTTGTCGGTGGGACACTTGCGATTGGTTCAGGATTAATTTTAGGACGTGAAGGGCCGTCAATTCAATTGGGTGCAGCAGTGGGACATGGTGTTGCTGCCACTTTAAAGAGTAATAAGGTACAGGAAAATATTTTAATTTCTGCTGGGGCTGGGGCTGGTTTAGCAGCGGCTTTTAATGCACCGATTGCCGGCTTAATGTTTGTTTTAGAAGAAGTTCATCATAATTTCAGTCGTAATGTGGTACTGACTACCTTAACAGCAGGATTAGTGTCTAATTTTGTGTCGTTACAATTTTTTGGGCTTACCCCGTCGTTAAACTTAGGTAATTATGAGGTTTTTCCTGTTCATTTATATTGGGTTATCGTAATACTCGGTGTGGTGCTAGGGCTTTTAGGTTGGTTATATCAACAAGGTATCTTTGCACTGCCTAAAATTTATGGCACATTATTTCCAAGCGTACCTAAGCACTTTTATAGTGTTATCGGCTTTTTAATTATGATTCCAGTCGGTCTTTACAGCCAAGATTTATTATTTGGTGGTGGCGAGCTGGTACTTGACTTAGTTGAAAAACAACCAGAAATTATATTTTTATTTGGATTATTTAGTTGTCGCTTTATTTTAGCGATGATGTCATACGGTACAGGGTTACCAGGTGGCATCTTTTTGCCGATATTATCATTAGGTGCGATTATAGGTAGTTTATTTGGTGAAATGGCAGTGAGTGTTTTACATGTGCCAGAAGTTTATTATTCAAGTTTTGTTATTTATGCGATGGCAGGGTATTTTGCGGCAATCGGAAAAGCACCTTTGACTTCCTTATTGTTGGTCACTGAAATGGTAGGTGGCTTGAATCAGTTGATGCCATTAGGGGTATGTGTACTGAGTGCGTATTTAACGGCAGAATTTTTGAAAATGGCACCGATTTATGAAGTGCTAGCTGAGAAGATGAGCCATGATGAAGATAGTGAGCATACAGGCAGACGAACTGTTTTTGAAGTCCCAGTTCCAGTCGAAAGTAAATTAGTTGGGCTGATGATTAAAGAAGTAATGTGGCCTAAAGATATTATTATTGCTACTATTCGTCGAGGCGAAAAAGAATTTGTTACTAAAGGGAATTTGCGTATTCAAGCAGGTGATTTACTTATTGTCGTGACAGATGAGGGACATTTAGCTAAAATGCAAGA